One window of Streptomyces sp. NBC_01232 genomic DNA carries:
- a CDS encoding conjugal transfer protein — protein MAFAAARSILAPHDQAPQVVPAPGPTAAAYPDDAARALAVRAARAYLTWDEAKPADRARELSAVLASGVDPQLGWDRRGAQTAGLVVPGPVVVGKDGRARVRIDAQVSPGTGPARWVALDIPVVVVGAGRLAVSGPPALLGVPEEPAAGPEPSTRGADLAFSTATRSAVDGFFRAWAAGGAAQAAAPGTVVPALPGGVELRAVQGWEAAPGSGSDRHGVARVVWATGGGEITQAYRVQLTRVESARAGRWQVAGISGDDLT, from the coding sequence GTGGCCTTTGCCGCGGCCCGCAGCATTCTTGCCCCCCACGACCAGGCCCCGCAGGTCGTACCCGCGCCCGGACCGACCGCGGCCGCGTACCCGGACGATGCCGCCCGAGCCCTCGCCGTCCGGGCCGCCCGCGCCTACCTGACCTGGGACGAAGCCAAGCCGGCCGACCGGGCACGGGAACTGTCGGCCGTCCTGGCATCCGGGGTGGACCCGCAGCTGGGGTGGGACAGGCGAGGAGCGCAGACGGCCGGCCTGGTCGTCCCGGGCCCGGTCGTCGTGGGCAAGGACGGCCGCGCCCGGGTCCGGATCGACGCCCAGGTATCCCCGGGGACCGGGCCGGCCCGGTGGGTGGCCCTGGATATCCCCGTCGTGGTGGTCGGCGCGGGGCGGCTGGCGGTGAGCGGCCCGCCCGCGCTCCTCGGCGTCCCCGAGGAACCCGCCGCCGGCCCGGAACCCTCGACGCGGGGTGCTGACCTGGCGTTCTCCACGGCGACGAGGAGCGCAGTCGATGGCTTCTTCCGGGCGTGGGCGGCGGGTGGGGCCGCCCAGGCCGCAGCCCCCGGCACGGTCGTGCCGGCCCTCCCGGGTGGAGTCGAGCTGCGGGCAGTTCAGGGGTGGGAGGCCGCCCCCGGCTCGGGATCGGACCGGCACGGGGTGGCCCGGGTGGTCTGGGCGACCGGCGGGGGCGAGATCACGCAGGCATATCGGGTGCAGCTCACACGCGTGGAAAGCGCCCGCGCCGGCCGCTGGCAGGTCGCCGGTATCTCCGGCGACGACCTGACCTGA
- a CDS encoding ATP-binding protein, with protein MSVLGKITNLLGVGGERSAPPPRYEGITDGLILTDTDAWAWWTCETSNSDLLGEDERDAEQARAETALTSVLAGMDVHLRVLWSPYSADDYRAEASEIYTAGQWEEWAEDRAARLDQIALPIRHVLLGVRLGARRRPAGRRITEAAGVSSSGVPARELATWHAAARRLGRRLESSPWRCSAATVELLAWMVTREQHRGVPAPVDGRSLVTGAALAALTRGRVLPYPDHLRMVDAAGDVAAWVAVLPMVAFPERMLSPGPGEWLRILAEVSYLPPDDEDQGDAVGRLAPVSPEASVRLRVLPKRQAIARTDETAKLVREQTHSASTHAIGDPGQVITDAGEAMAELRGDLEREHLSLVEDHPRLVVTSTIGLEDLRARVDAVSAHYADLGITVQVGVDEQRALWVETWPGDRVRVPDLGHVRDTAAMAGAWWWGGARVGSDHGPVIGYLTGSTPGVVRLPPLADGRDATTVAYIGRSGKGKTTAGMMMALEAAHSGAWVLALDFKGDLGGLAAAADRYGLPSRLVQMSRAHAGAADLIPLLAEAGRDAARAEVPAQLSLVTPAHLRAAGAEVALQAATNAVISSSPNPATWQVVQHLRDSADAVAAATGEALYELSQTPHGALFMGRPQPGAVPPLTTQPGVWVVQLPGLSLPGPGEERERWTSVQALSVAVMHSLLAYGVTTAGRPDLRTLAKVIMVPEVHVLTGTVQGRHFLDYIARVGRALGVRFGLDTQDATGLLMLPGVIEQLAMVVGFQLTSAPQQDALAELLGLPVGKETRERIRSLADGHGDETRHGHSITRDQRFGAATVQWDVPTAELLDLLDTSPRAAEDTDAEAAHDGVHV; from the coding sequence GTGAGTGTGCTGGGGAAGATCACGAACCTGCTGGGGGTCGGCGGGGAGCGGTCCGCACCGCCGCCGCGGTACGAGGGGATCACGGACGGCCTGATCCTCACCGACACCGACGCGTGGGCCTGGTGGACGTGCGAGACGTCCAACTCCGATCTGCTGGGCGAGGACGAGCGCGACGCCGAGCAGGCCCGCGCCGAGACCGCGCTCACGTCCGTGCTGGCCGGGATGGACGTGCACCTGCGGGTGCTGTGGTCGCCGTACTCCGCGGACGACTACCGGGCCGAGGCCTCCGAGATCTACACGGCGGGCCAGTGGGAGGAGTGGGCGGAGGACCGAGCCGCCCGCCTCGACCAGATCGCCCTGCCGATCCGCCACGTCCTGCTCGGCGTCCGCCTCGGCGCCCGCCGGCGCCCGGCCGGCCGCCGCATCACGGAGGCCGCCGGGGTCTCGTCCTCGGGGGTGCCCGCGCGGGAACTCGCGACCTGGCACGCCGCCGCCCGGCGCCTCGGCCGCCGGCTGGAGTCCTCGCCCTGGCGCTGCTCGGCCGCCACGGTGGAACTGCTGGCCTGGATGGTCACCCGGGAGCAGCACCGGGGTGTGCCGGCCCCGGTGGACGGCCGATCTCTGGTGACCGGTGCCGCGCTGGCCGCGCTGACCCGCGGCCGCGTTCTGCCCTACCCCGATCATCTGCGGATGGTCGACGCCGCCGGCGACGTAGCGGCGTGGGTGGCCGTGCTCCCGATGGTTGCTTTCCCGGAGCGCATGCTGAGTCCGGGGCCGGGGGAGTGGCTGCGCATCCTGGCGGAGGTCTCCTACCTTCCGCCCGACGACGAGGACCAGGGCGACGCGGTCGGCCGGCTGGCGCCGGTGAGCCCGGAGGCGTCCGTACGGCTGCGGGTCCTGCCCAAACGGCAGGCCATCGCGCGCACCGACGAGACCGCGAAGCTGGTGCGCGAACAGACCCACAGCGCGTCCACGCACGCCATCGGTGACCCCGGGCAGGTCATCACCGATGCAGGCGAGGCCATGGCGGAGTTGCGCGGCGATCTGGAGCGCGAGCACCTGTCCCTGGTCGAGGACCACCCCCGGCTGGTCGTCACGTCCACGATCGGCCTGGAGGACCTGCGGGCGCGGGTGGACGCGGTGTCCGCCCACTACGCGGACCTTGGGATCACGGTGCAGGTCGGCGTGGACGAGCAGCGCGCCTTGTGGGTGGAGACGTGGCCGGGGGACCGGGTGCGGGTGCCCGACCTCGGGCACGTCCGCGACACGGCCGCCATGGCGGGGGCCTGGTGGTGGGGCGGGGCACGGGTCGGTTCTGACCACGGTCCCGTGATCGGCTACCTGACCGGCTCGACGCCGGGCGTGGTGCGCCTGCCACCGCTGGCGGACGGCCGCGACGCAACGACCGTCGCCTACATCGGCCGGTCCGGGAAGGGCAAAACGACCGCCGGAATGATGATGGCCCTGGAGGCCGCCCACTCCGGTGCGTGGGTGCTGGCCCTGGACTTCAAGGGAGACCTTGGCGGGCTGGCGGCCGCGGCGGACCGGTACGGACTGCCGTCCCGGCTGGTGCAGATGAGCCGCGCGCACGCCGGGGCCGCCGACCTGATCCCGCTCCTGGCCGAAGCCGGCCGCGACGCCGCCCGCGCCGAAGTACCCGCGCAGCTGTCGCTGGTGACCCCGGCACACCTGCGGGCTGCCGGCGCCGAGGTAGCTCTGCAGGCCGCCACCAATGCCGTGATCAGCAGTTCCCCGAACCCCGCGACGTGGCAGGTCGTCCAGCACCTGCGCGACTCGGCGGACGCCGTGGCCGCCGCGACCGGTGAAGCGCTCTACGAGCTGTCCCAGACCCCGCACGGGGCGCTGTTCATGGGGCGCCCGCAGCCCGGCGCCGTCCCGCCGCTGACCACACAGCCGGGCGTATGGGTCGTCCAACTCCCCGGCCTGTCCCTGCCCGGTCCCGGTGAGGAGCGGGAACGGTGGACGTCCGTACAGGCCCTGTCCGTCGCGGTGATGCACTCGCTCCTGGCGTACGGGGTCACCACCGCCGGCCGGCCCGACCTGCGCACCCTCGCAAAAGTGATCATGGTGCCTGAGGTGCACGTGCTCACCGGCACAGTCCAGGGCCGGCACTTCCTCGACTACATCGCCAGGGTCGGCCGCGCGCTGGGCGTCAGGTTCGGGCTCGACACGCAGGATGCCACCGGGCTGCTGATGCTCCCCGGCGTCATCGAGCAGCTGGCCATGGTTGTCGGGTTTCAGCTCACCAGCGCGCCGCAGCAGGACGCGCTTGCGGAGCTGCTGGGGCTCCCGGTCGGCAAGGAGACCCGCGAACGGATCCGGTCCCTGGCCGACGGCCACGGAGACGAGACCCGGCACGGCCACTCGATCACCCGAGACCAGAGATTCGGCGCCGCAACCGTCCAGTGGGACGTGCCCACGGCCGAACTCCTCGACCTGCTCGACACCTCCCCCCGCGCCGCCGAAGACACGGACGCCGAGGCCGCCCACGACGGAGTGCACGTATGA